A segment of the Candidatus Omnitrophota bacterium genome:
TGGCCTTTAAATTGTCTCTTTTGGTTTAGTTTTCTATCTTACTTGAATAATAGTTGTTAAATTTTGTCGTTTTAAGATGGCAAAATTTAATCCCGAGCATTTATTAATAATGTGTATAATGCGAGGGATTAAATGATAGCATTGTGAAAATTTGCCCCTCGTCCAGCTACGGCGGACTCGGGACTGCGATTTCTCATTGCTTTATATAAAAATCTTGGAGTACCTTTGCCGAGGGGGAAACACCCGTTCCCATTCCGAATACGGTAGTTAAGACCCTCAGGGCCGATGGTAGTGTATTCGTAAGGATATGTGAGAGTAGGTCGGTGCTCCTTTAAAATAATAGCCCCTATAGTTTTTGACTGTAGGGGCTATTATTTTATCCCGAGTTTCCATTTACTCTTGTTAGAAACGAGGGATAAATATCCTGTCCCTCGCTGCAAAATTAATTTAGGGCAGCTCGGGACTCGATTTTGCTTATACAAGATCTCGTAGGTCGGTGCCCCTTTAAATTCGCCCGTTAGCCAGAAATGATTGGCAGGCGTTTTTATTTAGTATTCCAAGATCCTCGCTCGCCGGCTCGAAAGGGCTTGGAGTCTTTGGTTTCTAGGGGTATAATAAAATATCATGAAAAGGAAATATTCATTTTTTCTTCTGTTTTTGGTTTTATTTTTATCTGGTTGCGCCGATTTAGCCAAAGGGTCTAGGTTGGTGCCGCAGACAATAAGAATAGACTCGATACCCTCTGGGGCCAATGTTAATATTTTAAGCGGCTCATGGGGAAGAAAAGAGACTATATTTAAATGCCAAACACCCTGCCATGCACCGCTAAAAACTCATTATGGAGAAGGTTTTAGTGTGCGATTTGATAAAGAAGGTTATGGCACAGTCATAACTAATATTATATCGAAGGAAAGTGGTTGGTGTTTTATTGAGAAATTAATTCCGATTATTGGCTGGATTGGATATGCTTCTGATGAAATGAGCGGTGCTTGTAGCACGTTGATACCTAGGCATATAAAGGTTATTTTAGAGAAACAGGAATAAAGGAGACGGTTATATTTATTTCTTAGGCTTGATTGTCTGTCCTCTGTACTCTGTGAACTGTGAGCTTTTCTATGAACTATCAACTATGAACTAACTTTGCTCCATCGCAGTATGGAATGTTTGAGTTTCCTAAGCTGGTTTCCTATAAATGAATCCCTGATTATTCTATCTGAAGCAAATAGCAAATTATCGGGATATACAAAAGCTCTCCATCTATTCTTATAATAGATAAGCTTATCACGGTATTCTTTAGAGAATAAGAGAATGCTCTCCCTTCTTTCATTCGAAAATTTTGAATAAGCTTCTGTATCAACTAGGCCGTTTTTAAAACAATACTCCCCAAGTTCAGTCCCTTTATATGGGTAAAATATATTAACTCCGCTTATCGTTGGTTTTACTCTTCGGTTCAACTTTATTGTATCCCAGACCATTTCTTCGGATTCTTGAGGAAGGCCGATCATATTTATTGCGCTGGTCTTAAGCCCGTATTTATGGGCTAGGTCAAATGCGTTTATGATTTGCTTATCAGATATTTTTCTCTTCATAATAAAGTTCCTGATGTGTTCATTGCCCGATTCGATGCCGATTGATATTGAATGGCATCCGGAGTCTTTTAAAAGCTTTATGTAATCCGGCGTTACTATGTCGGGCCTTGTAAAGCAGTGGAATTTTACTTTGATCCTTTTTTTATAACTATTACAGAATTCTTCTCTCCATTTTGCGTCTATACCGAATATTTCGTCAACTATGCGGATGAATTTTATCCGGGACAATTTAAATGCTTCCTCGATTTCTCTTATGCTTGACTCGGGGTTTCTGTAGCGCGGAAAAAATGCCATAAGCGAATACTTTTTTGCAATAGCATGATTGCTGCAATAAGCACAGTTACAGGGACAGCCTCTTAGGAAAAGAAAAGGGGCGTAAAAAGTCTTACGTATTACTTTTGCGTATGGATATGTTGTTTTGTCCGGGTAAGGCAGGGAGGCGATATCACTAACAAGCGGTTTTAGCTTATTTGTTATTAATTTATTATTTTCGACATATCCAAAATTATCCGTAGTTTTAAAGTCATCTCCGGATTCTATTTTCTGCAAAAATTCAATAAAAGAATTTTCTGCTTCTCCGATGAATATACCATCAATATCCCTGCTTTCTAAAAGGCAATCCGGGTTTATTGTCGGGTGCGTCCCTCCGCAAACGATTATAGTATCTTTATATTTCTCTTTAATCTTGGCAGCAAGCTTATTTACGAACATGAATTGAGAGGAAACAGAAGTAAAGCCGATAACCTGCGGGTTAAATTCATCGATTTCCCTTAAAACCATCCGGTAATCGTTAAAAGAATTAACTATAGACAGCCTTGCGGTGTGGCCTGAGGCCTTTGTCACACTTATTATTGATGCTAACCCGAAAGAATAATAATCTGAATGGTAGGCATTTATATTGGTATAAATAAAGAGTATATTCATAATTTATATTGTAGGAGCATCTTATCGTTAAATCAAGAAAGAATTGGCAAGAATGGCTTCTCGGAATAAGGCCATGCTTATAATTCTAAAGACCAGCGCAGGATACACTTTCGAATGCAGCAAAAATATTATTAGACACGGCTGATTTTATGAGTAGAATGTAAATGTGACTAACAGAGGAGGCCAATATGGCAGTCAAAAAGGTCGGCGAGAAATATAAATGCAGCGTATGCGGCAATGAGGTTACTGTTACTAAAGTCGGAGGGGGGACATTAGTTTGTTGCAAGAAAGAAATGCTATTAATTGAGGAGGGCAGGGATGGGTAAGTCAATAAAAGGCAGTAAAACCGAAAAAAACTTATTGGCAGCTTTTGCCGGAGAATCTCAGGCTAGAAACCGCTATACTTATTTTGCATCTGCGGCCAGAAAAGAAGGCTATGAGCAAATAGCTGATATCTTTCTAGAAACTGCCGAGAATGAAAAAGAGCACGCAAAGGTATTTTTTAAACACTTAGAAGGCGGGGATGTGCAGATAACTGCGACTTATCCTGCCGGAATGATTAAAGATACCAAATCAAATCTTGAAGAAGCGGCAGCCGGTGAAAATATGGAATGGACGACGCTTTACTCGGATTTTGCCAAGATAGCCCATGATGAAGGTTACATGGACGTTGCCCGTTCGTTCGAACAGGTGGCAAAAGTCGAAAAATTCCATGAATCAAGGTACAGGAAGCTGATAAATAATATTAAGGATAAAGAAGTATTTAAGAAGAAAACGGCGGTAAAATGGCATTGTATTAACTGCGGATATATCTTTGAGGGGAACGAGCCGCCTAAGGAATGCCCGGCGTGTAAACACCCGCAGTCATTTTACGAAGTATTGGCTGAGAATTATTGAGCGGAGGCCTTTTATAAAAACCCCAGGCATAAATATTATGCTTGGGGTTTTTGTTTTGTAGCGCTATAATTAGGGCAAGGAGGTGGGCATGAGAAGATTCCTTAAGTTGTTTGTCATGATTGCTGTTTTTACCGGTGTTGCCTTTGGCGTGTTATTTTCACTTGGTTTGAGTCTGACTTACAATGCCAACCCTTTCAGACTGTTTATTATAGGTTTAACCTCCGGATTGATATTCGGAGTGCTCTTTGGTTTATTTTTTACCGCAGTACTCATGTTCTTCGAAAGAAAACCTGTCTCAGAATTTGCCAACCCCAATTTTCATTATGCTTGTTCAATCGTAGCAGTGCTTTTGGGTATCTATCTGTTTTGGACAAAATTTTATACTTTTTCCTACATTATCGGGGTATATATAATGCTTCCTTTTTGTTACTGGGTCAGGTTTGGCTTAAGGAGAAATATAGATAATTATGCTAGATTTTACGCTACACCTGTTGAAAAAAGGCCATTTTCGAAAGAACTGCAGAAGATGAACTGGAAGACGGTATATCCTATGATGATAGGGCTTTTTGTCCTCATGCCTGCAGTAATAAGTATAAGGGGTAATCTGGTAATTTCTTTTTTGGGTGCAATGATCTGGGGGTTTATATTGGCGCCTGAGTTTAAGAAAATATACCTTAAGGCGCAGGATATGGTTCTGCCGCAAAGAACCAGTTAAGATAGGAGGCAGTGATGAAGAAAATATTATTTGTAATTTTATTAGTATTATTTTTTGCCTCTTCGGTTTTCGCTCATCCACCGACACGGATTGAAATATCATACGATAAATCTACAAGTATACTTACCGCAAAGATCACCCATCCCGTAGAAGACCCGGATAGGCACTATGTGAGTAAAGTAGATGTCGCTGTAAATGGCAAGGAGATTCTGGAGCATAAGTTATCCAGGCAGGACAACGCTGACTACAGAATCGTCACCTATTTGATCCCGGACGTAAAAGAGGGGGATACTATTTCCGTCGAAGGTTATTGCAGCATTATGGGCAAGAAGGAAGAGGGGATAAAGGTTAAATGATTTTAAAAAATCTCGGCTTATTCCTCCTGCGAGTCAGCCTCGGATCAGTGTTTATTATTTTTGGCATAGGCAAATTCCAGCACGATTTTTGGGCACGGTCGATCGAGACAATGGAATTTTTCCAAAGATTGCCGATTCCGGTTTCTGTTTCTGTGAACATAATAGGATTCATGGAAGTGGCAACGGGGACATTATTGATATTAGGCCTGAAAACCCGCTTGATTGCGGCATTGGCAGCAATAGAGTTAATAGGGATTCTTATTCTTCTCAATTTTCAGGAGGCCAGGGATATCGGCTTATTAGGCGCTGCTATATGCTTATCACTCTCTCAAGATATTCCTTGGAGCCTGGATCAGCTTGTCCTTAACAACTCCTCAAATAACAAAATGCAGTAGCTGTTATATAAAAAGGGGGGATTTTATGATCGAGTATATGTTTGCGGGAGCAGCTTTGAAAGACGGTAACTTTACGATTCTGGATATACTTCTAATTCTTTTTGTTATCTGGCTGGTAATAAGAATAGAGAACCGGGCGGCAAGAAACGCAGTTTATAAAAATTTCCCCTTTTTTAAAGAGGCTGCCGGAGGCATGCAGCAGAAGATAGACCACCTTAATGTCCGGATGGATAATTTAGAAAAAAGGTTAGCTAAGCTGGAAAATAAATAGCTTTTTGTTTTAGTGAGGTTCTTGTGCCAGGGTTTCTATCTTTTCAAGCAGGAATTTATTTCTTTTCTTGTCAAATACCGCATTGAAAGCTATATCCTCGATATTCGAATAATGGACCCTTACCTTAAAACTCGGTCTGATCAAATGAGGTAATACTTTATCAGTAATCTCTGGCCGCGGCTTCTTATCTTCATCCAGGATTTCAAAGTCAATTTTTACTTTTTCGTTGGACCTGATAAAATCTATGCCTGCGAATTTCAGTATTAATTTTACAGGAAAGCCAAGATCAGACATCTCCCAGAAGACAGGATCAAATCTTATGTTTCTGGCTATAAGGAAACTCTCGTTTTTCAGAAAAAATCCGTTGTCGCCTACTTTAGAGTCGGTGATTAACTCCATGCCTAATTGCGGGACAAGGCGTTTTTTAAGCTCTATCTCAAATAGCGCCCTTAGCCTTTCAATCTCAAGGAGGCAGAGTATTATTATTAATGCAGCCAGGACTAAAGACCAGTCTTTAGTGCCAAAGTTTATTATCGTATTTAGCATTGTCACCTCCGCTTTAATTATAGCTGTCCTGGAGTATTAGTCAAAATATTTTTTGAGGGGGCCTTGTAAAATCGGGCGCATGTGTTATACTCTAACTGTACCCAGTAAGAAGAAGGAAATTCAGGCGAAAGTAAGGTAGAGGTTTGAGCCTTAACCCAAGGGGGCGAGAAAGTCCTGAATTTCCGGAAAGGGTTCAAGAGACTTCGCCCCCTTTAAATTACCCGCGTAAAGCGGGTTTTTTGTTAACTCCAGCCTTTGAAGCCGAAAATCCCAGGCTGGCTTGAAAAGATGTATTTTGTAAGTTATACTTCATTCATAAACATTTCTGCCACGGTAGGAAGATGTACTATAGCTGTCTTAACCGTGGTTTTTGTTTGATAGGTAACGTGCGTCAGCTTAAGAGGTGTTTATGGGGTGTTGCCATTGTGACAGGAGAAGGTTTCAGCGCCTTAAGGTTAACTTAAGCGTATGGTTTAAGCTTAGCCCTCGTTTTCAAATGATCTCTCTGCCTGCAGGAGAAGAGATCGAAGCCCAGGCTCTTGACTTAAGCCAGGAAGGCATATCCATAGTCACTAAGCATAATATACCTATATACGCAGAACTTATAGTAATGTTTATCCTTTTCCGTATGGATAGGAACGGGGTTATTATTTTTAATGAACCGCTGGAATTAACAGGAGAGATCCGGTCAAATATCTTGTTCAATAATAGCGAAAGAAGGCTGGGCATCTGGTTTAAAAACATAGACCCGGAAAAACGCTGCAGCATATCCCAATATATAGCTTCCATAGAGCATAATAATTAAGTAGGTAAAAGCAGGGTTAGCTCATAGTTCACAGTGCATAGTTCACAGTGGATGCAAAAGTAGCCTTGTGACTTATAGGTAATAAAAAGGATCAATTCATTACTGGTGGTTAGTTGTTTGTTAAAATTTATATTAGATCGACTGTGAACAGTGAACCGTGAACAGTGAACTAATATTTCTATTGTTCCTTTTACGCCTTGAGCTATAATATACTGTAAAATAAAATCATGAGGCTATTGTGCAATATACTAAAGGGACAATAAACAGGGTTTTCCTGTTGAAATTTAATGATGGCGATATATTAATTGATGAGCTGATTCGCCTTGCCAGGAAAGAAAAGATTAAAACAGCCGGCCTTGTATTTATAGGGGCCTTAAAAAAGGGTGAATTAGTAACCGGCCCGAAATTGCCGGTTATTCCTCCTCGGCCAAATAAAGTCAACTTCAGAAATGGTTGGGAGGTTATGGGTATGGGTACGATTTTTACAAATAAATCAGGCCCGCAGATACATATTCACGGCAGTATGGGCAAGAAAAATAAGGTCCTTACCGGATGCATCCGCGGAAAATCAGAAGTATTCCTTGTCATAGAAGCAGTTGTTTTTGAACTTAAAGGCGTAAAGGCTACAAAAGAAATTGACCAAAAGACCGGCCTCAATCTTTTAAATATCCTAACTTAATAAACAATCTTACACAGGAGAACAAATGGGCAGCATATATTTGACAAGAGCAGGGTTTGAAAAATTAGTTGAAGAATTAGAGTATCTTAAGAATGTCAAGCGTAGGGAGTTATCCAGGGCGGTAGGCGAGGCCAGGGCTCATGGCGACATCTCAGAAAACGCCGAGTATGACGCTGCCAAGGAAGCGCAGAGCCTTAACGAAAAACGGATAACGGAACTGGAAGATAAGCTCGCCAATGCGCAGATAATAGATAATGAAAAAATGTCCACCGATGAAGTCCTTATCGGGGCGAAAGTTGAATTAAAAGACCAAAAGACCGGTGAAATCATTGAATATATGCTTGTTTCCGAAGAAGAGGCTAATTATGACGAAGGCAAGATTTCAACAACTTCGCCAGTAGGTGCTGCGTTGCTCAATCACAAGGTTAAGGATATCGTAGAGATAAAAGTTCCGGCAGGTGTGCTTAAATACGAAATAACAAAGATTTCAAGATAAAATATTAAAAAGGGGATTTTGATGGCAAGAAGAACAAAGATTGATTGTAATAAATGCAAGGATCAGAAGGAGTGTTGTTTAACCGGAGCATGGTTAGACCTGGAGGAAGCGAAGAAAATACTTGAGTTAGGGATTAAGGGCGGGGATTTTTTCCATTTGATTAAAGATGACGATTTTCCTTCCGGTTACGCAACCAGCACTAGCGTTGGTGATTCTCCCTGTGTTTTTTTGACTCCGGAAGGCCTGTGTTCGATCCATATGATAGATTATGGGCTTAAGCCTCAGGACTGTAAAGATTTTCCTTATGAGAAAGGCAGGTTATCACCGTTTGTAAAGTATCTTTGTTCCGCAGGAAAGCCTAAGAGAAAGAAAAAATAATACAGCCTGGATTTTTTAAAAAGTTACATAGATCGATTAAAAAGAAAAGGGGTATTCTATGAAGTTGGCTAAATATATATTATTGATTGTAGCATCATTAGCTCTTTGTGGTTGTGCAGAAATATTAAACGAGCTATCTTCCAATACTGCATTTGGAAATCAACAGCAAGAAACGATGATTTTAGAAAATAATATCGCAGATGATGCCGGCGTTGCTGTTGTATCCAGCGATTGGGCCCGGCCTGTCAGGGCTAGCTCCGTAAATACCTCAGGATGGGAGGACGGCCCTTACATTTCCAGCGACGGGCAAGAGTTATATTTTGCCTATATAAACATAGACCTTACTAAATTACCGAAAATGGTCGTTATAGGGCCTAACAGGGACGAGGCTAATGAATGTAGCCCTGCTTGCGGACAATTCCCAAGGGCAGATTTGTTCTATTCGCAAAAAGACCCCTCAGGCGACTGGGGAAAAGCCAGACCGCATCCTCTTAGCAAGAGTTATCCGATAGGCGGGATCGTATTTTCAAATGAAGATAGGGCATATTTTATGATTGAAAAAGATAGCGCCCTAAAAACCGAGATTTATTTTGCAGATAGAGTAGGCGGCGTCTGGCGGGCTCCCCAAAAAATTGACGTCTTGAGCTCGCCATATAAAGAAGACGATCCTTATGTTAACCCGGAAGATACCGAGCTTTTTTTCTGGTCTGACAGGCCGGCACAATTCGGCAGGAATAATATATTTTATTCCAAGAAGGTAGATGGGCAGTGGACTCAGCCGGCAATATTACCGAAGCCCATTAACAGCGATGCTAATGATATGCAGCCTTTTTTATTCGGCGATAAGCTTTATTTCAGCTCGGATAGGGAAGGCAAGATGAAGATATACAGATCTACATTGAAAGACGGGATATGGTTGACGCCTGAAGTTGTAGTCGAGGGCGCGACCGCAGTAGGGGAACCCACGCTTACAGCCGATGGCAAATGGCTTTATTTTGTACAGCTTTTTGATCTTGGTAACGGAAAGTTAAACCCGGAAATAATGTGCGCCAGAAGAGCAACTCAATAGCCCGTATCGAAACAGGAAGGAGTGATATGGAATATAAAGTAGGCCATTTGAAGGTGAGTATTTTCAGGATTAAAAACCGTAAAGGGTATGCCGCTATTTGCTGCGATCATCTTACCGAAGGCAGGACTCCGCAAGAGGCCCATGCGCGTATGGTTAAGGCAATAAGAAGGACAAACCGAAAAGAAAAATATTGATTTGATTATGTAACCTCGCGATATGTTTTTTAATAATCTTATTTATTCCCGCCGCTATCTCATTTTAATCTTAGGTTTACTATTTTTTTTAAGAATTTACTTAACAGGTTTATCGCAGCTGCATTACGACGAGGCTTATTGGTGGCTTAAGGCGCAGAAAGGCCTGACTTTAGGATATTACGATAATCCGCCGTTACTGGCCTGGATAATCAAAGCCTTCCTAAAATTATTCGGCGATACTCAATTCTCAATAAGGGTCATATCTCAATTATTTTTTACATTTTCTTCAATTATGATTTATTTGGCAGGCAAAGAGTTTTCCGGCAGGCCTCAGGTAGGAGTATATTCGTTATTGATTTTTAATTTTATCCCCGGTTTTTGGCTCCAATCACTTATTACTGTCCCAGAGTCAATACTTGTGTTTTTCATACTGGCAACAATGTTTGCCTTTTTTAAAGCATCAAGCCAGAATAAAGCGATGTGGTGGGTCTTACTCGGCATTTGTATGGGCTTGGGGGCCATGATCCACTACAGTATTATTTTGACTATTGCCTCTTTATTAATGATCCTGTTTTTTAACAGCCGCTATAGAGCTTTTAGAAAAAATATCTATCTTTCCTTACTTGGATTATTTTTTGTAATAACACCTAACATATTATGGATTATTAAGCATAGCCAAACCATTTTGTGGATTTGTAAGCGTATCTATCCGGGGCATCAATTTATTTCAATATTGCGGAGTTTGAGTGATTTTACGCTATTACAGATACTTGTTTTATCTCCCGGGATCTTTATGCTTTTTTTATGGGTGTTATTAACAGCAATGCCGAAAAAATCTGATTATAGTAGTCCAGGCGAATATATCATGAAGCAGTTTTTTTATCTGAATTTTAGTATGCTATCGGGATTATCTTTAATCAGAATGAATGCTTTGGATGCTGATTGGTTAGCGCAGGCTTATCTTCCGGCAATAGTTTTAGCTTCTTCAAAGATCGATCTTTTGAAATCCAAAGCCCTGATATCAGTAAGAGTTTTCAGGCTTATATTTATTTTAATCTTAGCCTGCGGGATTATTTTTTCGGCAATTCTTAGCATAAGTATGATAAATTTTTCTTTCGCCGGGAAAGCCGGGTTAAGCGATATTTTTAAAGATTTTTACGGCTGGAGAGAGCTTTCTAATGAAGTGGGAGAAATAAAACAAAGTCTTTTTGGAGCAGACCCAGTATTAGTAAGCGATAATTACGCTATTCTAAGCGAATTAGCTTTTTATCTCAAGGATAGAGATGTTTTTTATGTCAGTAATTCTAAAAATAGCCATTCTTTTAATTTCGGGCTTTGGAGTAAGCCAACCGGAAAAAAGAGCGCTATTTTCGTGACTGATAGGGATATCGGAGAAAATCAAAGTTTGACAGATAAATTTTTTGTTAGTATAGAACACATTAAGACTGTTACTGTAGGGGAAGCCGATTTAAATTCCAAAACATTTTATATATATAACTGCTTATTGAAATAGTTATTATAAAGTGCTATTATACTACTATGGAGTTTAATGAAATAAGAAAAGAATTAGAGGGCGTTGATTTTGATACGCTTAGGACTGATTGCGATAATTACTTTGAAGCAGTTATCCTTAAAGAAGAGCTTGAGAAACTCAGGACCCGCCTTGAAAAAACATTTGGCTCTCCGGCATGGCCATCAAAAGAGAAGCTATCAATGCAGGTAAGGCAGACAATTGATAGTTTTGGTGGCATAATGTCAGGCCAAACCCTGTATTACAATACTGATGGTAAAGATGCTATTTTTGCCATGCTTTGGCCATGGCAGGATGGCCAGCACACTACCGTAAAGATAATCCAGAAGGTTTAAATTCCCAATAATTATTGTATTTCGCTTTTTTTGCAACACCTGGCGCTATCGGAAGCGCCAGTGTGCGCCTCTGCGCTACACCTGATGCTATTGCACCTTGGCATAAATGATTGCCAAGTACGCCTC
Coding sequences within it:
- a CDS encoding radical SAM protein, yielding MNILFIYTNINAYHSDYYSFGLASIISVTKASGHTARLSIVNSFNDYRMVLREIDEFNPQVIGFTSVSSQFMFVNKLAAKIKEKYKDTIIVCGGTHPTINPDCLLESRDIDGIFIGEAENSFIEFLQKIESGDDFKTTDNFGYVENNKLITNKLKPLVSDIASLPYPDKTTYPYAKVIRKTFYAPFLFLRGCPCNCAYCSNHAIAKKYSLMAFFPRYRNPESSIREIEEAFKLSRIKFIRIVDEIFGIDAKWREEFCNSYKKRIKVKFHCFTRPDIVTPDYIKLLKDSGCHSISIGIESGNEHIRNFIMKRKISDKQIINAFDLAHKYGLKTSAINMIGLPQESEEMVWDTIKLNRRVKPTISGVNIFYPYKGTELGEYCFKNGLVDTEAYSKFSNERRESILLFSKEYRDKLIYYKNRWRAFVYPDNLLFASDRIIRDSFIGNQLRKLKHSILRWSKVSS
- a CDS encoding desulfoferrodoxin FeS4 iron-binding domain-containing protein yields the protein MAVKKVGEKYKCSVCGNEVTVTKVGGGTLVCCKKEMLLIEEGRDG
- a CDS encoding rubrerythrin family protein; this encodes MGKSIKGSKTEKNLLAAFAGESQARNRYTYFASAARKEGYEQIADIFLETAENEKEHAKVFFKHLEGGDVQITATYPAGMIKDTKSNLEEAAAGENMEWTTLYSDFAKIAHDEGYMDVARSFEQVAKVEKFHESRYRKLINNIKDKEVFKKKTAVKWHCINCGYIFEGNEPPKECPACKHPQSFYEVLAENY
- a CDS encoding DoxX family protein; protein product: MILKNLGLFLLRVSLGSVFIIFGIGKFQHDFWARSIETMEFFQRLPIPVSVSVNIIGFMEVATGTLLILGLKTRLIAALAAIELIGILILLNFQEARDIGLLGAAICLSLSQDIPWSLDQLVLNNSSNNKMQ
- a CDS encoding PilZ domain-containing protein, encoding MGCCHCDRRRFQRLKVNLSVWFKLSPRFQMISLPAGEEIEAQALDLSQEGISIVTKHNIPIYAELIVMFILFRMDRNGVIIFNEPLELTGEIRSNILFNNSERRLGIWFKNIDPEKRCSISQYIASIEHNN
- a CDS encoding DUF296 domain-containing protein; amino-acid sequence: MVQYTKGTINRVFLLKFNDGDILIDELIRLARKEKIKTAGLVFIGALKKGELVTGPKLPVIPPRPNKVNFRNGWEVMGMGTIFTNKSGPQIHIHGSMGKKNKVLTGCIRGKSEVFLVIEAVVFELKGVKATKEIDQKTGLNLLNILT
- the greA gene encoding transcription elongation factor GreA, yielding MGSIYLTRAGFEKLVEELEYLKNVKRRELSRAVGEARAHGDISENAEYDAAKEAQSLNEKRITELEDKLANAQIIDNEKMSTDEVLIGAKVELKDQKTGEIIEYMLVSEEEANYDEGKISTTSPVGAALLNHKVKDIVEIKVPAGVLKYEITKISR
- a CDS encoding phospholipid carrier-dependent glycosyltransferase, translated to MFFNNLIYSRRYLILILGLLFFLRIYLTGLSQLHYDEAYWWLKAQKGLTLGYYDNPPLLAWIIKAFLKLFGDTQFSIRVISQLFFTFSSIMIYLAGKEFSGRPQVGVYSLLIFNFIPGFWLQSLITVPESILVFFILATMFAFFKASSQNKAMWWVLLGICMGLGAMIHYSIILTIASLLMILFFNSRYRAFRKNIYLSLLGLFFVITPNILWIIKHSQTILWICKRIYPGHQFISILRSLSDFTLLQILVLSPGIFMLFLWVLLTAMPKKSDYSSPGEYIMKQFFYLNFSMLSGLSLIRMNALDADWLAQAYLPAIVLASSKIDLLKSKALISVRVFRLIFILILACGIIFSAILSISMINFSFAGKAGLSDIFKDFYGWRELSNEVGEIKQSLFGADPVLVSDNYAILSELAFYLKDRDVFYVSNSKNSHSFNFGLWSKPTGKKSAIFVTDRDIGENQSLTDKFFVSIEHIKTVTVGEADLNSKTFYIYNCLLK